The genomic window CGACGCCAACAAAGCGCTCCTGCTGAAGCATCTACGCGACCAGGGTCAGGAAGGGGCGGCAATATCGGAGCTATGCCAAGTGTTGCCTGGCGAATCGCGTTCCATGGTCGGTCGTCTACTATCGGAACTACGGGATGAAGGCGCCGTGGCGTTGCGGGGCAAGCGACGTTGGGCCCGCTGGTACGTCGCCGAGGACGAGGCATTCAACCCATTGGACGCGTGTATTGGTGGTGCATAGTCGATGTATACAGTTGCCCAGAGAGTGGCGTTATTGCTGGATTCTCTATAGCGCGATCCTCTTCCGCTGCGATATAGGTTGCTCCATAGAGTAATGCATAGCTCCGTCGTCTTCGACTGATATACCTGAGAAGCAGGTTCCTGATGACCGGGCACGAACGCGACGAGCTGATCGCACGGATCACTCACGAGGTGTTGCAGAGGCTGGGAGCGCGCGCAGCTCAGCCGGATGGACCACGCGTCGCCGTGGCACTGAGCGCCGACGCATCCCGCGTTGCCATTGACGTGATCCGAGCGCTCGTCGAGCATGGATGCAGCGTCGGCGCGATTGCGTGCTCGTCGTCACTGCCGGAGGAGCGCCGGTCCGAGGCGCTCGCTGCCGCGCGCGTGTCGGCAAGCCAGTCCGGGCTCCCGGCGGATGTCGTTGCGTTGGTCGCTCCCGAGATGTCCTTGACGGATGTCGCCAAACTGACCTTCGGCATTCTGGACGACACGGTTCCCAGGATCGTCTGGCAGGCTGTGGCGAGCCGCCTGGCGGTTCTCGCGAGCCCGGGACATGCCCTTGCGTCCGATCTGCCCGCGTCGCTGCAGCGGATCAGCGCGAATGCATTGGCGCTGTCGAAGCGGCTCGGGATCGTCTGGACTCCGCGCGACCGGCTTGTCGACGCAGTCGCGGATCGGACGGATCTGAACGATAACCAGCCTCGTGTGTCGCCGGATGCAGCCGGGAAGCGCGCTCTCGTGACCGAGGCGGCCGTTGGCAGGCTCCCCGACAACGCGAGCGAGCTGGTCGTGCCAATGGACGCCATCATCACGCCACTGGCTCGGGATCTTGCGAAGCGGAGCGGTATCCGCATTCGCCGGGAGTCGTCACCGGATAGAGGGGGTGTCCGATGAGCGAGTCGGTTCCAGAGGACGATCCTAGTACGGGGCTGTCCGTCGAAGATCTCTGCACGCTCTACCGCAACGACAACGAGCACTCGGCATTTGTCAGCAAGATGGCGACTCGCCTCTTCGAGTCGACGCGCGATGTCCACGAACTCCCCGACGACGCTCTCGAACAGATCCAGACGGGAGCGATGCTCCACAACGTGGGGCTCTACTTCGGCGTACCACGCCACCACATCCGCAGCAAAGAGATCATCCTCCAGCATGGTCTGAGCCAGTTCAGCGAACGGGACACCCACGTGATCGCTCTGATCGCGCTGTTCCACCGTGGCAAGGTTCGCCCACGGCGAGAGCCCCTGTTCTGCGATCTGGACGCCGAAACACAACGGCTCGCCCTGCGGGCGGCTGCCATCGTCCGCATTGCCGATGGGCTGGACTACAGCCAGGACCAATCGACGAAGATCACCAATGTCGACCGCACGCGGCGTTCGATCCGCATCACGGTCAGTAACAAGTCGGCAGGAGCCTGGGATAACGCTGCGAGAGCCAACGAGAAGGCGGATATGTGGCGCGACGCGATGCCGAGGCCCATGCGCTTTGCCGTCGATGCGGGCCAGAAGTACTACCTGCGTCGTGGCGACACGATGCAGGCAGCCGGCTTCAAGGTCCTGTCTCACTTCTTCGACGCCTTGTGCGAGAACGAAGAAGGCACGAGGGCGCGTACGGACCCGGAGGACCTGCATCAGTTCCGCGTCGCGACGCGGCGACTGCGCGCCAGCCTGCGGCCATTTCGCGGCGTGTTCGGACGCGACGCCGTCGAGCCGTTCATCGAGGACCTGCGCGCAATCGCAGCGGCGACAGGGGATGTGCGCGACCTGGACGTGTTCGTCGCGGCTCTGGAGGAACTGCCGTCCTCGTCGCGAGTGCCGACCTTCCTCTCACATCTGAGGCGCCGCCACGACGAAGCCGTCGCGCACATGCTCGCAGTCTTCGACGCCGAGGAGTTCGCCCAGTTCAAGGAGCGGTTCGCCGCGTTCCTGGCGAACGCGCATCCCTATGGGAACCGAGACCGCCGAAAGGGAGCGCGCGAACTGACTCGCGTTGCGGCGAGCCGCACGCTGTCGAAACGCCTGCAAGCGGTTCTGAAGTACCGAGGCAATCTGGACCTCAGTGACGACACGCAGCTCCACGCGCTGAGGATCGCGTGCAAGCGGTTCCGCTACGTGGCGGACTTCTTCTGCGAAACGCTGGCGGTGAAGCCCTCGGTGGTCCTACGACCGATGAAGGCGCTGCAAGACAGCCTCGGCGAGGTTCACGACGCCGCCGTGCGAGAGGAGTATATGCTGCGGTTCCTCGACGAGCACCAGGACACGATCCCGGTGGACGAACGAAGCGCCCTCGCCGACCTGGCGCACGAGAACGAACAGCAGCGCGCGAAGTACCACGCTGAGTTTCAACAGCAGTGGGAGGATTTCGTGTCCGACGCCTTCCAGGCGCGACTACGCGCCGGTATCGATCCTGACGGGCGGCACCTGGCGGATGGATAGGGCGCGGGACGGAGCATCGACGCACGAAGATGAGGAAGTGACGGCATGCGGCTAGCAGCCATCGACGTTGGGACGAACTCCATCCACACCGTTCTCGTGGAGGTTGACGACGACCTGAGCCTGCGCATCCTCGACAGCGCGAAGGAAACGGTGCACCTCGGCAGAGGGCTCGACTCGAAGGAGAACCTGACCCCGCGCGCGATGACGGATGCGCTCTCAGCGCTGCGCAAAGCGAAGATACTAGCCGAGAGCCACCAGATCGACACGATCGTCGCTGTCGCCACGAGCGCCCTGCGAGAAGCGCCCAATGGGCTGCAGTTCATCCGGCTGATCGAGCAAGAGGCGGGCATCGAGGTTCGCGTCATCTCCGGCGTCGAGGAGGCGAGGCTGATCTACCTTGCCGTGCGTGAGAGCATCCACCTCGACCGAAGGACGTTCTTCGGCGTCGACATCGGCGGCGGCAGCGTCGAGGTGATCTGGGGCACGCGTCGAGAGCTGTTGGCTTGCGACAGCCTGAAGCTGGGTGTGCTTCGCCTCTCCGATCACTTCCCGCTGTCGGATCCGATGACCAAGGCGGAGCTCGCCAACGTCACCGGCTACATCGATTCGTTTCTGACGCGTCTCGACGAGCATGCGCAAGCCCATCCGTTCGAGACCGCCGTCGGGACATCCGGCACGTTCCTCGAACTGGCGCGCCTGGCTCTCGGCGAGGCGTACACAAGACCCAGCCGTTCACTCCACCAGCAGATCGTTTCTGCCGAGTTGCTACGCGCTGTCTGCGACCGTATCGCGCGCTCGACCGTCAAGGATCGGTTCGCGATGAAGGGCTTGGATCGGACCCGTGTCGCGACCATCGTTCCCGGCGCGGTGCTGTTGCGCCGCCTCCTGGATCGCTTTGACATCCGCGAGGTCGTCGCTTGCGAGTACGCTTTGCGTGAGGGAGTGCTGTTCGACTACATCGAGCAGAACCGCAGCGGCTTGCGGATCCAGCAGGAGATGCCGGATATCCGCAAGCGCAGCGTGCTCGCGCTGGCGCGCCGGTGCGACTGGAAGGAAGCCCACTCGCGCCACGTCGCGGCGCTGTGCCTGATGATGTTCGATCAACTCGCGGACCGGTTCGAGTGGACGCGAGAGGATCGCGACCTGCTCGAGTATGCTGCGCTGCTTCACGACATCGGCATGCTCATCAATGTGCCGTCGCACCATCGACATTCGCAGTACCTGATCGAAAATGCCGAGTTGCTGGGCTTCACGCCGCGAGAAATCGCGATGATGGGTCAGATCGCGCGGTACCACCGGCGCGCCGAGTCGAAGAAGAAGCATCGCGCGTTCGCCGCGTTGGCGAAGGCAGATCGTGAGCGCGTGAAGCAGTTGGCGGGAATCCTGCGTATCGCAGAGGGCTTGGATCGCACGCAGTTCCGCATCATCCAGAGCGTTCACTGCGAGTTCGCGAACCGCGTGCTGACGATTACGGCAACGCCCTCGGACGACGCGGAGCTCGAGTTGTCGAGCGCCATTGAGCGCACGGGCCCGCTTTCGGAGGCTTTGGGATGCCCCGTGCGGATTCAACTCGGCTATGGCGAGCTGCTGACGGCTAACCTCATCAAGCCGATTGAAGCCGCGCGTCCGCCACAGCCGCCGAGTCCTGACTCGCACACAGAAGGATAGAGCTTGGTCGCCAGAGCCAGCCGCATGCCCTGGTCGCGGCTTCGACGCGTCGGCGTGATCGACATCGGCACGAACTCCTGTCTGCTGCTCGTGGCTGAGGTCCGTGAGGCTGCGCGGGAGTACGCCATCGTTGCAGACCTGTCCGATGTCACGCAGTTGGGCAAGGGGTTCTACGACGCGGGTCGCTTGGTAACGGAGGCGATGGACCGGACTTTGAAAGCCCTTCGTGCCTTCCGCGAACAGGCGGACGAGCACGAGGTACGCGAGTTTGTCATCACGGGGACATCCGTTCTGAGGGACGCGTCGAATGGTGACGAGTTCCTACGCGTCGTCGAGGAGGAGTTCGGCGTCGCACCCGATGTACTGCCCGGCGAGGAAGAGGCGCGCCTATCGTACCTGGCGGTGCGACGCGATCCGGTCCTCGCCCTACCGCGTGACGCCCCATGCGTTGTGACGGACATCGGCGGCGGCAGCACCGAGCTCATCGTGGGTGGCGAGCGGATTCGCCAGATGGCGAGCCTCGATGTCGGCGCGGTGCGGCTCACGGAGTCGCTGGTACGGTCGGATCCACCGCTTGCGCAGGAAGTCGAGAGCGTGCGAGCCCGTCTTCGGCAGGCGTTCGAGGCGGCTCCCGAACCCACCCCGGACGGCGTCCTCGTCGGCGTCGCCGGGACGGTGGCGAACCTCGCCAACGTCATCGTGCATCGACAGGCGGAGCCGACGGACGTTCATGCGTTCCCGGTAACGGCTGCGCACCTGGGAGCGCTCATCGTCGAGTTCTCGCAAATGACGACGGCGGAACGCGCCGCCATCCCTGGGATGGACCCGAAGCGCGCCGGCGTCATCCTCGCTGGTGCGCTCATTCTGGAGCGCGTCATCGAGCACTTCCGTCGCGACTGCGTGCTGACGAGCGTCCGAGGACTGCGCTTCGGCGTCTTCTACGACCATTTCCTGGACGACGGCGAGTGGACGGCGGTCACAAGCTGAGGCATCCATCCGTCCCGAGCGACATGTGACATGAGGAGGCACGGTTGAGCGAAGTCACGATCCTCCTGCGCCGGGAGTTCTATGAGCAGCACCGTGCGCGACTTCACAGCTTGGCTCCGTCCGCGCGGTTCGAGACCTTCGCGGACCGCGACGAAATGCTCGCGAAACTGCCCACTGCCGATGCGCTCTACGGCGCATCGCCGCGTGATGACATCCTCGTCAAGTGCCCCCGTCTGAAATGGCTGCACATGCGGAGCGCAGGCGTCGACAAGCACATCCCGGACGCGCTCTCGGCGCGCGGCATCACGCTGACCAAGGGGAGCGGAGCCTACGACATCCCGATCTCCGAGCACATCCTGGCGATGATGCTGGCACTCGCACGAGGGCTCCCTCGGTACATCCGAAACCAGTCTGAGAGCCGGTGGGACCGCGGCGGCGGCATCCTGCAGCTCCACGGCAGAACCCTCGGCGTCTACGGGATGGGAAGCATCGGGACCGAGCTCGGAAGAAAGGCGCGGGCTCTCGGAATGGTGGTCCACGGAATCGCGCTGCGCCCGCGAACGAAGCCGTCCTTCGCCCGAGCGCTCTGGACGCCGGACCGGCTGGACGATCTGCTGGCGTTGTCCGACCATCTCGCCGTCTGTGTTCCACTCACGGCAGCGACTGAGAAGCTGTTCGGCGCTCGCGAGTTCGGGCTGATGAAGCCCACAGCGTTCTTCTACAACATCGGAAGGGGTGGAACCGTCGTCCAAGAGGCGTTGATCGACGCGCTGCGCAGCGGCGGGATCGCAGGCGCGGGACTTGATGTGACCGACCCGGAGCCGCTTCCGATGGACAGCCCGTTGTGGTCCATGCCCAACGTGGTCGTGACGCCTCACGTGTCCGGCACGTCCGACGGCACAGATGCCCGCGCAGATAGGATCGTCCTTGAGAACATCCGGCGGTTCGCCACAGGGGAGCCGCTGCTGAACGTCGTGAGTTACGAGCACGGGTACTGACCGGCAGCGCACGTTTCGACGATCCGCGGTGAGGGACACTTCGCACGGCTGTCTCGCACTTGGGCGGGCAGCGACCGAACACCGAGAAAGGCGAGGGGATGACACCGCGCGAACGTTGGCTCGAAACGATCCTCTTCGGTTCGCCTGATCGCGTCCCGCTTTCGCCGGGGGGTCCGCGCGAATCGACGCTTGCCACATGGTGGCAGCAGGGCTTGCCGGAGGGCGCCAACTACTTCACGACGCTCCTCGACTTGCTCGGCATCCAGCCGGAACGCCAGAAGCCCATGCCGGGGCTGGGGGTTTCGTTCCGCATGATGCCGGAGTTTGAGGAGAAGGTGCTGGAGCACCGCGACGGGCACTACGTCGTCCAGGACTGGATGGGAGCCGTCAC from Candidatus Poribacteria bacterium includes these protein-coding regions:
- a CDS encoding CHAD domain-containing protein, encoding MSESVPEDDPSTGLSVEDLCTLYRNDNEHSAFVSKMATRLFESTRDVHELPDDALEQIQTGAMLHNVGLYFGVPRHHIRSKEIILQHGLSQFSERDTHVIALIALFHRGKVRPRREPLFCDLDAETQRLALRAAAIVRIADGLDYSQDQSTKITNVDRTRRSIRITVSNKSAGAWDNAARANEKADMWRDAMPRPMRFAVDAGQKYYLRRGDTMQAAGFKVLSHFFDALCENEEGTRARTDPEDLHQFRVATRRLRASLRPFRGVFGRDAVEPFIEDLRAIAAATGDVRDLDVFVAALEELPSSSRVPTFLSHLRRRHDEAVAHMLAVFDAEEFAQFKERFAAFLANAHPYGNRDRRKGARELTRVAASRTLSKRLQAVLKYRGNLDLSDDTQLHALRIACKRFRYVADFFCETLAVKPSVVLRPMKALQDSLGEVHDAAVREEYMLRFLDEHQDTIPVDERSALADLAHENEQQRAKYHAEFQQQWEDFVSDAFQARLRAGIDPDGRHLADG
- a CDS encoding Ppx/GppA family phosphatase produces the protein MRLAAIDVGTNSIHTVLVEVDDDLSLRILDSAKETVHLGRGLDSKENLTPRAMTDALSALRKAKILAESHQIDTIVAVATSALREAPNGLQFIRLIEQEAGIEVRVISGVEEARLIYLAVRESIHLDRRTFFGVDIGGGSVEVIWGTRRELLACDSLKLGVLRLSDHFPLSDPMTKAELANVTGYIDSFLTRLDEHAQAHPFETAVGTSGTFLELARLALGEAYTRPSRSLHQQIVSAELLRAVCDRIARSTVKDRFAMKGLDRTRVATIVPGAVLLRRLLDRFDIREVVACEYALREGVLFDYIEQNRSGLRIQQEMPDIRKRSVLALARRCDWKEAHSRHVAALCLMMFDQLADRFEWTREDRDLLEYAALLHDIGMLINVPSHHRHSQYLIENAELLGFTPREIAMMGQIARYHRRAESKKKHRAFAALAKADRERVKQLAGILRIAEGLDRTQFRIIQSVHCEFANRVLTITATPSDDAELELSSAIERTGPLSEALGCPVRIQLGYGELLTANLIKPIEAARPPQPPSPDSHTEG
- a CDS encoding Ppx/GppA family phosphatase produces the protein MVARASRMPWSRLRRVGVIDIGTNSCLLLVAEVREAAREYAIVADLSDVTQLGKGFYDAGRLVTEAMDRTLKALRAFREQADEHEVREFVITGTSVLRDASNGDEFLRVVEEEFGVAPDVLPGEEEARLSYLAVRRDPVLALPRDAPCVVTDIGGGSTELIVGGERIRQMASLDVGAVRLTESLVRSDPPLAQEVESVRARLRQAFEAAPEPTPDGVLVGVAGTVANLANVIVHRQAEPTDVHAFPVTAAHLGALIVEFSQMTTAERAAIPGMDPKRAGVILAGALILERVIEHFRRDCVLTSVRGLRFGVFYDHFLDDGEWTAVTS
- a CDS encoding D-2-hydroxyacid dehydrogenase codes for the protein MSEVTILLRREFYEQHRARLHSLAPSARFETFADRDEMLAKLPTADALYGASPRDDILVKCPRLKWLHMRSAGVDKHIPDALSARGITLTKGSGAYDIPISEHILAMMLALARGLPRYIRNQSESRWDRGGGILQLHGRTLGVYGMGSIGTELGRKARALGMVVHGIALRPRTKPSFARALWTPDRLDDLLALSDHLAVCVPLTAATEKLFGAREFGLMKPTAFFYNIGRGGTVVQEALIDALRSGGIAGAGLDVTDPEPLPMDSPLWSMPNVVVTPHVSGTSDGTDARADRIVLENIRRFATGEPLLNVVSYEHGY